The Pirellulales bacterium region GGAGGGCGCTCATCCACACTTGTTGCTGACCGATTTGAAAGGGCAACTCGATCTGCTGGCGAACAAACTTTCGCAGCAGCGCTGAGGTACGTCGTCGCCAGAATTCCGCCGCCTCTCTCTCAACCATTCAGTCCATGCTCGCCAAGCCAAGCACTTTGCGCAGCGCTGTCACGCCAACTTCGCCGAATTGTCGCGGCGGAATTTGCCAAATGGCCGAGTTCAAGAGCTCCACCGAGACACAGCCGCGATAATCAATTTCTCGCAGCCGCTCCACAATGGCCGCTAGGGGAAAATCGCCGTCGCCCGGCAATATCCGATCACCATCGGCGGCAAATTCGCGCGGCTGGCCAATCAAGTCGCACAACTGTACGTGGAATAAATTGTCCGCGTTCAAATACGCCAAATCGGCTTCCTTGCTTGGGCCGGTGAAGAAATGAAATACATCCAGACACAGCCCCAGGTTGGAGCTGCCGATTGTCTCCACTAGCGCCGCGGCCGATTGTAAATTGTTGGGATACGTCGCTTTCGCTTGAAATTCCAGCGCCAGCCGCACACCATGCTCGCCCGCTTTGGCAGCCGCCTGAGTCAACGATCCTTGCAGCCGCCCAAAACTCTGCTCATCGAGCGGGCCGGCCACATCTCCGGCAATGACTAACGTTTTAATTCCAAGTGAACGACATAATTCCAAGCGCCGCTCAAAATGGTTCCAGTGCTCACGGCGTGCATCTCCTTGGGAAACAAGCAGCCCGCCTTGGAAACTGGCGACCGGCGCGGTGACTTCGTGCTGTTGGAGCAGCCGCCGCACATCGTCCAGGCTGTGCGATTGAAGATAGGTTTCCAACTTCGTCAGCCAAACTTCAATCGCTTGGCAATGTCCCGCCGCGTAATCCTCGACATCTTTTTCAAACGGCGAAGGGAGCGAGCAAACCTGGCTAATCGCGGGAAGCATGCGTTTAATAGCAGAAAATTACCACGGAGACACAGAGGACACGGAGCGACAATTTTTATAAGGATGGGCAAGAAAGTCTATCGAACAATTTGCTCTTTCAAACCTGTGCTGCTTCATAAATTCCTGAATTCTTGGTTTCCTTATATATTTTTCTGCCCTCTCTGTGCCTCTCCGTGTCTCCGTGGTGAGTTATATCAACCAATTCGCTTGCAGATATCGTCCACTACGTCGTCCATTTTAATGCGCTGCTGCTCCAAGGAATCGCGGTCACGCACGGTGACGGTTTTATCTTGCAGCGATTGGCCATCGACGGTAATGCAAAACGGCGTGCCGGCCTCGTCCTGGCGACGGTAGCGGCGGCCGATGGCCCCTTTTTCGTCGTAGTACACGTTCATTTGCTGCTTCAGCGCCCGATAAATTTCCTGGGCCATTTCCGGCATGCCGTCTTTTTTCACCAGCGGAAACACGGCCGCCTTCAGCGGCGCCAATTTGGGATGCAGCTTCAGCACCACACGGGTTTGCATTTCCCCTTTTTCGTCGGGCGCCTGATCTTCGTGATACGCTTCGCACAAGAAGGCCAAGGTGGCGCG contains the following coding sequences:
- a CDS encoding sugar phosphate isomerase/epimerase family protein — translated: MLPAISQVCSLPSPFEKDVEDYAAGHCQAIEVWLTKLETYLQSHSLDDVRRLLQQHEVTAPVASFQGGLLVSQGDARREHWNHFERRLELCRSLGIKTLVIAGDVAGPLDEQSFGRLQGSLTQAAAKAGEHGVRLALEFQAKATYPNNLQSAAALVETIGSSNLGLCLDVFHFFTGPSKEADLAYLNADNLFHVQLCDLIGQPREFAADGDRILPGDGDFPLAAIVERLREIDYRGCVSVELLNSAIWQIPPRQFGEVGVTALRKVLGLASMD